A section of the Budorcas taxicolor isolate Tak-1 chromosome 17, Takin1.1, whole genome shotgun sequence genome encodes:
- the PHETA1 gene encoding sesquipedalian-1 isoform X2, with product MKLNERSLAFYATCDTPADNAGFLYKKGGRHAAYHRRWFVLRGNMLFYFEDAASREPVGVIILEGCTVELVEAAEEFAFAVRFAGSRARTYVLAAESQAAMEGWVKALSRASFDYLRLVVRELEQQLAAVRAGGGPPPAHRPRALPSLPSKENGCAVWSAETPAASAPVRANPGSRPGPEPPPLPPRRRASAPNGPLDSASFAQLHEWYGQEVRALRSQWLSSQAQP from the coding sequence ATGAAGCTGAACGAGCGCAGCCTGGCCTTCTACGCCACCTGCGACACCCCGGCCGACAACGCGGGCTTCCTGTACAAGAAGGGCGGCCGGCACGCGGCCTACCACCGCCGCTGGTTCGTGCTGCGCGGCAACATGCTCTTCTACTTCGAGGACGCGGCCAGCCGCGAGCCCGTGGGCGTCATCATCCTGGAGGGCTGCACCGTGGAGCTGGTGGAGGCCGCCGAGGAGTTCGCCTTCGCCGTGCGCTTCGCCGGGTCGCGGGCCCGCACCTACGTGCTGGCGGCCGAGAGCCAGGCCGCCATGGAGGGCTGGGTGAAGGCGCTCTCGCGGGCCAGCTTCGACTACCTGCGGCTGGTGGTGCGTGAGCTGGAGCAGCAGCTGGCGGCCGTGCGCGCGGGCGGCGGCCCACCCCCGGCCCACCGGCCCCGCGCGCTTCCGTCGCTCCCGTCCAAGGAGAACGGCTGTGCCGTCTGGAGCGCCGAGACCCCCGCCGCCTCCGCCCCTGTCAGGGCCAACCCCGGCTCCCGGCCCGGCCCCGAGCCCCCGCCACTGCCGCCCCGCCGGCGGGCCTCGGCGCCCAACGGGCCTCTAGATTCTGCCTCTTTCGCCCAGCTGCACGAGTGGTACGGACAGGAGGTCAGGGCGCTGAGGAGCCAGTGGCTCAGCAGCCAGGCCCAGCCCTGA
- the PHETA1 gene encoding sesquipedalian-1 isoform X1, with amino-acid sequence MGSRARAMKLNERSLAFYATCDTPADNAGFLYKKGGRHAAYHRRWFVLRGNMLFYFEDAASREPVGVIILEGCTVELVEAAEEFAFAVRFAGSRARTYVLAAESQAAMEGWVKALSRASFDYLRLVVRELEQQLAAVRAGGGPPPAHRPRALPSLPSKENGCAVWSAETPAASAPVRANPGSRPGPEPPPLPPRRRASAPNGPLDSASFAQLHEWYGQEVRALRSQWLSSQAQP; translated from the exons ATGGG GTCCCGAGCGCGCGCCATGAAGCTGAACGAGCGCAGCCTGGCCTTCTACGCCACCTGCGACACCCCGGCCGACAACGCGGGCTTCCTGTACAAGAAGGGCGGCCGGCACGCGGCCTACCACCGCCGCTGGTTCGTGCTGCGCGGCAACATGCTCTTCTACTTCGAGGACGCGGCCAGCCGCGAGCCCGTGGGCGTCATCATCCTGGAGGGCTGCACCGTGGAGCTGGTGGAGGCCGCCGAGGAGTTCGCCTTCGCCGTGCGCTTCGCCGGGTCGCGGGCCCGCACCTACGTGCTGGCGGCCGAGAGCCAGGCCGCCATGGAGGGCTGGGTGAAGGCGCTCTCGCGGGCCAGCTTCGACTACCTGCGGCTGGTGGTGCGTGAGCTGGAGCAGCAGCTGGCGGCCGTGCGCGCGGGCGGCGGCCCACCCCCGGCCCACCGGCCCCGCGCGCTTCCGTCGCTCCCGTCCAAGGAGAACGGCTGTGCCGTCTGGAGCGCCGAGACCCCCGCCGCCTCCGCCCCTGTCAGGGCCAACCCCGGCTCCCGGCCCGGCCCCGAGCCCCCGCCACTGCCGCCCCGCCGGCGGGCCTCGGCGCCCAACGGGCCTCTAGATTCTGCCTCTTTCGCCCAGCTGCACGAGTGGTACGGACAGGAGGTCAGGGCGCTGAGGAGCCAGTGGCTCAGCAGCCAGGCCCAGCCCTGA